The Akkermansia sp. N21116 genome includes a region encoding these proteins:
- the dnaB gene encoding replicative DNA helicase yields MGEAKEQDQDSAKNVKLTASPERNYDKEIRSVPKAIDVEKSVLALMATDPATYIGSCITMGVTEEYFYLPAHQLLWKIFSERYTKNEPVDIISVTQRLQDKNELESVGGIPGLAEIYSFTTTGAFFQYHIGILRDKYVLRSIIAVSTDSIEAAYSWHEEDVPKLLDSVESSIFRIRERLGKEDEKSLVKVIDDAVDRLEVMLASKGEITGLSTGFDVLDGMSNGLKGGDMFVVAARPSMGKTSFLLNIIEHMALDKKQKTLMFSCEMPSVQIVERLLFARSGVKRYDLKSGKGFSRGQMQRFQLVVKELKESSFVIDDTAAISINELRAKARRVMRDLDGLDVIGIDYLQLMRSHSKQAQNSREREIAEISAGLKSLAKELNVPVIVLAQLNRGPENRTGKSKGVPQMSDLRESGAIEQDADMIGLLYRSAYYAEDEEDRQKFGGRANLYLAKNRNGATGDVPLHFEAELMRFTTRERDEHDPEE; encoded by the coding sequence ATGGGTGAAGCGAAAGAACAGGATCAGGACTCGGCAAAAAATGTGAAGCTGACTGCTTCGCCGGAACGAAATTACGACAAGGAAATCCGGAGCGTTCCTAAAGCCATCGACGTAGAAAAAAGTGTTTTGGCATTAATGGCTACGGATCCTGCAACTTATATCGGCAGCTGTATTACGATGGGGGTTACCGAGGAGTATTTTTATTTGCCTGCACACCAGCTCCTATGGAAGATTTTCAGCGAACGATATACGAAAAACGAGCCGGTCGATATTATTTCCGTCACACAGCGGCTGCAGGATAAGAACGAATTGGAATCTGTCGGCGGCATCCCGGGATTGGCCGAAATTTACTCGTTTACGACGACAGGAGCGTTTTTCCAATATCATATCGGGATCTTACGCGACAAATACGTTCTTCGTTCGATTATAGCCGTATCAACCGATTCTATCGAAGCGGCCTATTCCTGGCATGAAGAGGATGTTCCCAAGTTACTTGATTCCGTCGAATCATCCATTTTCAGAATCCGGGAACGCTTGGGCAAGGAAGACGAGAAGTCTTTGGTAAAAGTGATTGACGATGCAGTGGATCGATTGGAGGTTATGCTGGCTAGCAAGGGTGAAATCACAGGGTTGAGTACCGGTTTCGATGTTTTGGATGGCATGAGCAATGGTCTGAAAGGCGGTGACATGTTTGTTGTGGCAGCCCGTCCGTCGATGGGTAAAACATCGTTTTTGCTGAATATTATCGAGCATATGGCATTGGACAAGAAGCAGAAAACCTTGATGTTTTCTTGTGAAATGCCTTCTGTTCAAATTGTGGAGCGCTTGTTGTTTGCACGCTCTGGAGTCAAACGTTATGATTTGAAGTCGGGTAAAGGCTTCAGTCGTGGTCAAATGCAACGCTTCCAATTGGTGGTCAAAGAGTTGAAGGAGTCCAGCTTTGTGATCGACGACACAGCGGCTATTTCCATTAACGAATTGAGAGCCAAAGCTCGCCGTGTGATGCGCGATTTGGATGGACTGGATGTGATTGGAATCGACTATCTGCAGTTGATGAGATCCCACTCCAAGCAGGCTCAGAATAGCCGCGAACGTGAAATTGCTGAAATTTCCGCCGGTCTCAAATCACTTGCCAAAGAGTTGAATGTGCCAGTCATCGTGTTGGCCCAGTTGAACCGTGGTCCGGAAAACCGCACGGGTAAAAGCAAGGGTGTGCCCCAAATGTCGGACTTGCGTGAATCCGGTGCTATCGAACAGGATGCCGATATGATCGGGCTTTTGTATCGGTCTGCTTATTACGCTGAGGATGAAGAAGATCGGCAGAAATTCGGCGGGCGTGCCAATTTGTATTTGGCAAAGAACCGTAACGGTGCTACGGGAGATGTCCCATTGCATTTCGAAGCGGAATTGATGCGGTTTACCACCCGGGAACGCGACGAACATGATCCCGAAGAATAA
- a CDS encoding glycoside hydrolase family 2 TIM barrel-domain containing protein produces MFRPILFLLSAFVFLFFGTEVAFSAPRETVLLNRAWKYRQGDIPGAERIGFDVSAWEDVGIPHSFSLPYFLSKEFYVGYGWYRKDFTLDKGRGEKVVSLEFDGVFQEAEIFVNGSKAGGHIGGYTGFSVDITPFVKEGNNSIAVRVNNEWRPDVAPRAGEHVFSGGIYRNVRLVMKAPVHIAWYGTWVTTPGLEASAGKSSPVRVRTEVVNSKSRPVSLELQTDIVNAGGKVVAHIRSTKEVGARSKVEFDQTTPPVKDPELWSNEHPNMYKAVSLLYKDGKLVDRFETDFGFRWFKWTADQGFFLNGKHLYFTGANVHQDHAGWGDAVTDTGSARDVRMMKDAGFNMIRGSHYPHSPAFSKACDEQGMLFWSENCFWGTGPFDSPWGGSAYPPEEKYARGFEESVKKTLAEMIRIHRNHPSIIAWSTGNESFFTHPSTMESVRNLLKECVSLAHRLDPDRPIAIGGCQRGDIDHLGDIAGYNGDGARLFMEPGVPSVVSEYGSTIADRPGPYVPGWGNLPEGKEQDPQKTYPWRYPWRSGEAIWCGFDHGSLGGHFGCMGVVDYFRIPKRQWYWYRNAYRGIAPPEWPQEGCPAGLKIQADKIGPILSDGTDDVHLTVQVVDAAGTPLSNNVPVTLSVESGPGEFPTGKSIVFTPPSGSQNSDIVIRDGKAAIELRSYYSGRASVRATSPGLKDTSLSLEFSSGPAYVPGKSVETKNRPYVRFEKSRDNADFSLINRAKLGPTNASSERPGHTARMVNDGMEATYWQPSGQQNADWIKIDLERLITVKEVVLKLVDRDSVTYSVAISEDGTTWKEIIPETDQLRVQASGTETGRFLKVSFSDLPSGDGLKVSEIEVYGKL; encoded by the coding sequence ATGTTTCGCCCGATTTTATTTTTGCTGAGTGCTTTTGTCTTTTTGTTCTTTGGGACGGAAGTTGCCTTTTCCGCTCCTCGTGAAACAGTTCTTCTGAACCGCGCTTGGAAGTACCGACAGGGGGATATTCCCGGTGCCGAACGCATCGGATTCGATGTCTCCGCCTGGGAGGATGTCGGCATCCCCCATTCATTCAGCTTGCCCTACTTCCTGTCCAAGGAGTTTTATGTAGGCTACGGGTGGTACCGCAAGGATTTCACATTGGATAAGGGAAGAGGAGAGAAAGTTGTTTCTCTGGAGTTTGACGGCGTCTTTCAGGAGGCCGAGATTTTTGTCAACGGCAGTAAGGCTGGAGGCCATATCGGCGGCTATACGGGCTTTTCCGTGGACATAACGCCATTCGTGAAAGAGGGGAACAACTCCATTGCCGTCCGAGTCAACAATGAATGGCGTCCGGATGTGGCCCCCCGAGCCGGGGAACATGTGTTTAGCGGAGGGATTTACCGCAATGTCCGTTTGGTTATGAAGGCTCCGGTTCATATCGCCTGGTATGGTACATGGGTGACGACGCCGGGATTGGAAGCCAGCGCAGGCAAATCATCTCCTGTGCGCGTCCGGACGGAAGTGGTTAACAGCAAAAGCCGGCCGGTTTCTTTGGAATTGCAGACAGATATTGTAAATGCCGGGGGAAAGGTGGTGGCTCATATCAGGTCGACGAAGGAAGTGGGTGCCCGGAGCAAGGTGGAATTCGATCAGACGACTCCTCCCGTGAAGGATCCCGAACTATGGTCCAACGAACACCCGAACATGTACAAGGCCGTCTCTTTGCTCTACAAGGACGGCAAGCTGGTGGATCGCTTTGAAACGGATTTTGGATTTCGCTGGTTTAAATGGACGGCCGACCAGGGATTCTTCCTGAATGGGAAGCACTTGTATTTTACCGGTGCTAATGTGCATCAGGATCATGCCGGATGGGGGGATGCCGTGACGGATACCGGTTCCGCTCGTGATGTACGCATGATGAAGGATGCCGGGTTCAATATGATCCGCGGTTCGCACTATCCGCACTCTCCGGCTTTTTCCAAGGCCTGTGATGAACAGGGAATGCTCTTCTGGTCGGAGAACTGCTTCTGGGGAACAGGACCGTTCGACAGCCCCTGGGGTGGAAGTGCCTATCCTCCGGAAGAAAAATATGCCAGGGGATTTGAAGAAAGCGTGAAAAAGACACTGGCGGAAATGATCCGTATCCATCGCAACCATCCTTCCATTATTGCCTGGAGTACGGGCAATGAAAGCTTCTTTACTCACCCATCCACCATGGAGTCTGTCCGCAACCTGTTGAAGGAATGCGTGTCCCTTGCCCATCGTCTGGATCCTGATCGTCCGATTGCCATTGGTGGCTGCCAGCGCGGCGATATCGATCATTTGGGTGATATTGCCGGGTACAATGGCGATGGTGCGCGCCTGTTCATGGAGCCGGGCGTCCCCAGTGTCGTCTCTGAATATGGTTCGACAATTGCGGATAGGCCTGGGCCGTATGTTCCCGGCTGGGGCAATTTACCGGAGGGAAAAGAGCAGGATCCTCAGAAAACCTACCCGTGGAGGTATCCGTGGCGCAGTGGAGAAGCTATTTGGTGCGGTTTTGATCATGGTAGCCTTGGCGGACATTTCGGCTGCATGGGCGTCGTGGATTACTTCCGTATTCCCAAGCGGCAGTGGTATTGGTACAGGAATGCCTACCGGGGTATTGCCCCTCCCGAATGGCCGCAGGAAGGCTGTCCGGCGGGGTTGAAGATTCAGGCTGATAAGATCGGTCCTATCCTTTCTGATGGCACGGATGATGTTCACCTGACCGTGCAGGTTGTGGATGCTGCCGGAACGCCGCTGAGCAATAATGTGCCTGTGACTTTGTCGGTGGAATCCGGTCCCGGGGAATTTCCAACCGGAAAGAGTATTGTGTTTACTCCTCCATCCGGATCTCAGAACTCAGACATCGTCATTCGAGATGGAAAGGCTGCCATCGAACTGCGTTCCTATTACTCTGGAAGAGCCAGCGTCCGTGCTACGTCTCCGGGTTTGAAAGATACCTCCTTGAGCCTGGAGTTTAGCAGTGGTCCCGCCTACGTGCCCGGAAAAAGTGTCGAAACGAAGAATAGACCTTATGTCCGTTTTGAAAAGAGCAGGGACAATGCCGATTTTTCCCTGATCAATCGTGCCAAACTTGGCCCGACCAATGCCAGCAGTGAACGTCCAGGACACACGGCCCGTATGGTCAATGACGGCATGGAAGCAACCTACTGGCAGCCATCCGGTCAACAAAATGCCGATTGGATCAAAATTGATCTGGAACGCCTCATTACCGTCAAGGAAGTCGTGCTAAAACTCGTTGACCGTGATTCCGTCACCTATTCCGTTGCAATTTCCGAAGACGGTACTACCTGGAAGGAAATTATTCCGGAGACCGATCAATTGCGTGTCCAAGCTTCCGGTACAGAAACCGGACGGTTTCTTAAAGTTTCCTTTTCAGATCTTCCTTCGGGAGACGGTCTTAAGGTTTCGGAAATCGAAGTCTACGGAAAGTTATGA
- the typA gene encoding translational GTPase TypA yields the protein MTDPSHFRNLAIIAHVDHGKTTLVDQLLQAGGTYRANQAVQERAMDSMDLEREKGITIKAKNTSIHWNGYTVNIVDTPGHADFGGEVERVMKMVDGVLLVVDAFEGPQAQTRFVLRKALQENLMPIVVINKIDRPHADAEAVREKVLELFLELGATDEQFNAPFVYGSARDGYFMDALEGEPPVDCTPLLNKIIEYIPSPDANPEGDFQMLVSNIDWDDYVGRVAVGRITSGSVKKGDTVYRVREDGMRVAGKVTRMFEYSGLGSQDSAVGEAGNIIGLAGFEDVNIGETLNGTAELDALPFVAIDPPTISMEFSINNGPFGGRDGKNVTSRVIRDRLMRETRTNISIQVEDTDKAGVFRVAARGAMQIAVLVETMRRENYEVCVSRPTVITKRDEKDRVTEPYETIFVEVPDEFSNGVVRILTSRKGQLEEMQSKDGTGHTYIQAYIPTRGIIGFEFELVNLTSGHGIFSHLFRQYDLYAGEITTRQTGTLVSMETGVSTPFALAALEDRGRLFVGAQEDIYAGQIVGENPRAMDLPVNPCKEKHLNNIRSATKGDGIQLSPPIRFSLERAIEYIEADELVEATPHFIRLRKRILDANERQRAAKNKA from the coding sequence ATGACAGATCCGTCGCATTTTCGCAACCTCGCCATTATTGCTCATGTTGACCACGGAAAGACGACCCTCGTGGACCAATTGCTTCAAGCAGGAGGTACCTACCGGGCCAACCAGGCTGTCCAGGAGCGGGCGATGGATTCGATGGATCTCGAACGTGAAAAAGGCATTACGATCAAAGCCAAGAATACGTCAATCCATTGGAATGGTTATACGGTCAATATCGTTGATACTCCCGGTCACGCCGATTTTGGCGGTGAAGTGGAACGCGTCATGAAGATGGTGGATGGAGTCCTCCTTGTTGTGGACGCTTTTGAGGGACCGCAGGCACAGACGCGCTTTGTGTTGCGCAAGGCTTTGCAGGAGAATCTGATGCCCATCGTTGTCATTAACAAGATCGACCGCCCCCACGCCGACGCCGAAGCGGTGCGCGAAAAGGTGTTGGAACTTTTCCTGGAATTGGGGGCGACAGATGAGCAGTTCAATGCTCCTTTTGTGTACGGTTCCGCCCGTGACGGTTATTTCATGGATGCCTTGGAAGGGGAGCCTCCGGTGGATTGTACGCCGTTGCTCAACAAGATCATTGAGTATATTCCTTCTCCGGATGCCAATCCCGAAGGAGATTTCCAGATGCTGGTGTCCAATATCGACTGGGACGATTACGTGGGGCGTGTAGCTGTCGGACGCATCACGTCGGGTAGCGTCAAAAAGGGAGATACCGTCTACCGCGTGCGTGAAGACGGGATGCGTGTTGCGGGCAAAGTGACGCGTATGTTTGAGTATTCCGGCCTGGGATCTCAGGATTCCGCTGTCGGCGAAGCCGGCAACATCATCGGGCTTGCCGGGTTTGAAGATGTCAATATCGGTGAAACTCTTAATGGTACGGCTGAGTTGGATGCTCTTCCTTTTGTCGCGATTGATCCCCCCACGATTTCGATGGAATTCTCCATCAATAATGGACCTTTCGGTGGACGGGATGGCAAGAACGTAACGTCGCGTGTGATTCGTGATCGTTTGATGCGGGAAACCCGGACGAACATCTCCATCCAGGTGGAAGATACGGACAAGGCCGGCGTATTCCGCGTAGCTGCCCGGGGAGCCATGCAGATTGCCGTTTTGGTGGAAACGATGCGCCGTGAGAACTACGAAGTGTGCGTTTCCCGTCCGACCGTTATTACCAAGCGTGATGAAAAAGACCGTGTGACGGAGCCCTATGAAACGATTTTTGTGGAAGTACCGGATGAATTTTCCAATGGTGTTGTCCGCATTCTTACGTCTCGCAAAGGGCAGTTGGAAGAAATGCAGAGCAAGGATGGAACGGGCCACACCTACATTCAGGCCTATATTCCGACTCGCGGCATTATCGGCTTTGAATTCGAATTGGTGAACTTGACGTCCGGTCATGGTATTTTCTCCCATTTGTTCCGCCAATACGACTTGTATGCAGGAGAAATTACGACGCGCCAGACCGGAACCTTGGTTTCGATGGAAACGGGTGTGTCTACTCCCTTTGCCTTGGCTGCATTGGAAGATCGTGGCCGTTTGTTTGTCGGTGCCCAGGAAGATATTTATGCCGGACAGATCGTTGGGGAAAATCCCCGTGCGATGGATTTACCCGTCAATCCGTGCAAGGAAAAACATTTGAATAATATCCGTTCGGCGACGAAGGGGGATGGCATCCAGCTTTCTCCGCCTATCAGGTTCTCTTTGGAACGTGCCATTGAATATATCGAAGCGGACGAGTTGGTGGAGGCTACCCCTCACTTTATTCGTCTTCGTAAGCGTATTTTGGACGCTAATGAACGGCAGCGTGCGGCTAAAAATAAAGCTTAA
- a CDS encoding ATP-dependent helicase: MVRRYVLNGEGDGSHSISGIDYASELNEQQLAAVMAPPGPALVIAGAGAGKTRTLTYRVAWLIDHGIDPGQILLLTFTNKASREMLERVRELVPVDLSALWGGTFHSIANRLLRRHADKIGFTRSFSIMDSDDRKSMLKAVIKSLDLGDKDKRFPKAEVIASIFSLADNTGEGIKHIVECDYPYHSPYLEAILNIREEYDRRKREANSMDFDDLLLHAVELLEKDSFIRDLYRNKFRHILVDEFQDTNALQDRMIDLLADGDGNMMVVGDDAQSIYSWRGADMRHILNFTIKHPTARTYKIETNYRSVPEILNLSNAAIAANENRIEKELRSVRPASSMPPALVALNDTRMEAMFVVQRIGELMESGVEASEIAVLYRAHFHSMDVQMELTRRHVPFLITSGLRFFEQAHVKDVLSFLRFAVNGRDELSFKRMVSLLPGIGPASCNRLWKQWVAHLEEPVTDGDYERISGILAGFTVPSKARKAWDQLGLTLDELTPEGLVVKPSSMIFSVVEAMYDEYMQASFDNYDQRCQDLNQLSSFADRFESTDEFLAQMSLLGNTDQAADEAGRSGSVTLSTIHQAKGLEWRVVFLIGLCDGMFPHQRSLEEGNLNALEEERRLFYVGITRAKDQLYLTYPRWNSKVYGGAYSQMPSRFLDEWPSNLVEEWQIE; the protein is encoded by the coding sequence ATGGTAAGACGTTATGTGCTGAATGGGGAAGGGGATGGTTCCCACTCAATATCCGGCATTGATTATGCCTCCGAACTCAATGAACAGCAGCTTGCTGCCGTGATGGCTCCTCCGGGGCCCGCCCTTGTGATAGCAGGGGCTGGCGCCGGTAAGACGCGGACGCTGACGTATCGTGTGGCATGGTTGATCGACCATGGGATTGACCCCGGTCAGATTCTTCTGTTAACGTTTACGAACAAGGCGTCGCGGGAGATGCTGGAACGTGTCCGCGAACTTGTCCCCGTTGATCTAAGCGCGTTGTGGGGAGGGACGTTCCACTCTATTGCGAACCGTCTGTTGCGTCGTCATGCCGACAAAATCGGGTTTACTCGTTCTTTTTCGATCATGGATTCGGATGATCGCAAATCCATGCTGAAAGCCGTGATTAAATCCTTGGATTTGGGCGATAAGGATAAACGCTTTCCAAAGGCTGAGGTGATTGCCTCGATTTTCAGTCTTGCGGACAATACGGGCGAGGGGATCAAGCACATTGTCGAATGCGATTATCCGTATCATTCCCCATATTTAGAGGCAATTTTAAATATCCGAGAGGAATACGACCGAAGAAAACGCGAGGCGAATTCCATGGACTTCGACGATTTGCTGCTCCATGCCGTGGAGTTGTTGGAGAAGGACTCCTTTATCCGCGATTTGTATAGGAACAAGTTTCGCCATATCCTTGTGGACGAGTTTCAGGATACGAATGCCCTTCAGGATAGAATGATTGATTTGCTGGCCGATGGGGATGGCAACATGATGGTGGTGGGAGACGATGCCCAGAGCATCTATTCCTGGCGCGGTGCGGATATGAGGCATATTTTGAATTTTACGATCAAGCATCCGACGGCCAGGACATACAAGATCGAGACGAATTACCGAAGTGTGCCTGAGATTCTGAACCTTTCCAATGCGGCGATTGCCGCCAATGAGAACCGGATCGAGAAGGAATTGCGTTCCGTTCGTCCGGCGAGCAGTATGCCTCCGGCTTTGGTTGCTCTGAATGATACTCGGATGGAGGCGATGTTCGTTGTCCAACGAATTGGGGAATTGATGGAATCCGGCGTGGAGGCTTCGGAAATTGCCGTATTGTACCGGGCTCACTTCCACAGCATGGATGTGCAAATGGAACTGACGCGCCGGCATGTGCCGTTTCTCATTACGAGCGGATTGCGCTTTTTCGAACAGGCGCATGTGAAGGATGTTCTGTCTTTTTTGCGTTTTGCCGTCAATGGACGTGATGAATTGTCGTTTAAGAGGATGGTTTCTCTATTGCCGGGGATAGGGCCGGCTTCTTGCAATAGATTGTGGAAACAATGGGTCGCTCATTTGGAAGAGCCTGTTACTGACGGGGATTACGAAAGGATATCCGGAATTCTTGCAGGGTTTACCGTACCGTCCAAGGCGCGAAAAGCATGGGATCAGCTTGGCTTGACGCTGGATGAACTGACTCCCGAGGGCTTAGTTGTTAAGCCTTCATCCATGATTTTTTCTGTTGTGGAGGCTATGTACGATGAGTATATGCAAGCCTCGTTCGACAACTATGACCAACGGTGCCAGGATCTCAACCAGCTTTCTTCTTTTGCAGACCGGTTTGAATCGACGGACGAATTCCTGGCGCAAATGTCCCTTCTGGGTAATACGGATCAGGCTGCGGATGAAGCCGGGAGGTCTGGTTCGGTGACTTTATCCACGATCCATCAGGCCAAGGGGCTGGAATGGCGCGTTGTGTTTCTGATTGGATTGTGTGACGGCATGTTTCCCCATCAACGCTCTCTGGAGGAAGGAAATCTCAATGCGTTGGAGGAAGAACGCCGTCTTTTTTACGTTGGCATCACGAGGGCGAAGGACCAGCTGTATCTAACTTACCCTCGCTGGAACTCAAAGGTCTATGGCGGAGCATACTCCCAAATGCCCTCCCGGTTCCTCGATGAATGGCCTTCTAATCTCGTGGAAGAGTGGCAGATTGAATGA
- a CDS encoding OmpA family protein, with protein MNQKSTIIAFVISFIVVGSLVALFTWKRAEPKGYIPIPTSQPVENEEPPRVLPQPVVDVDNPSKQDDGKVNAPRFESARIQKSSSNLIHALMRVLEGGEAMTTEDFVAHSIMSEEAAAEFNKALSKGHVPLNPGTPVTEIGSDNGKVRYLLNFRNGAKGIVDLVQGKDGKWVVSDVNLPSAEELQDGKGGGIALSDPLGVAYDFVRASLKADYRMVRKLSDPEKVSDATIAGLCILFEDGNYHLRQKMPIRGMFSNTSNAGFLVYLANPQGDASGNMGLTMQKNSSGKWMVTEVALDSLLDDYAKRFSDGDSVYFPLVKNPKGGDSIALFFGFNEDTLTPRSVRQLEIVAEVIMMEGNKKLEISGHTDDVGSDAYNNSLSERRALAVKKILVERGVSPDKISTKGFGKSHPRRTYSPGTDIRTIDEVRSENRRAEMYLDF; from the coding sequence GTGAACCAAAAATCTACCATTATCGCATTTGTTATCAGCTTTATCGTTGTAGGAAGCCTGGTCGCCTTGTTTACTTGGAAACGGGCGGAACCAAAAGGATATATACCGATTCCTACATCTCAACCTGTTGAAAATGAAGAGCCTCCACGTGTCTTGCCCCAGCCGGTAGTCGATGTGGATAACCCTTCCAAACAGGACGATGGCAAAGTCAATGCCCCCCGTTTTGAAAGTGCCCGCATCCAGAAGAGTTCGTCCAACCTGATTCATGCTCTGATGCGCGTCCTCGAAGGAGGCGAGGCGATGACGACGGAGGATTTCGTGGCGCACTCCATCATGAGTGAAGAAGCTGCCGCCGAGTTTAACAAGGCTTTATCCAAAGGGCATGTGCCTCTTAATCCGGGAACCCCGGTGACGGAAATCGGTAGCGATAATGGCAAGGTGCGTTATCTGCTCAACTTCCGTAATGGAGCGAAAGGAATTGTAGACTTAGTTCAGGGGAAAGACGGCAAGTGGGTGGTTTCGGATGTGAATCTGCCGTCTGCCGAAGAATTACAGGATGGCAAGGGAGGGGGAATTGCGTTGTCCGATCCTCTGGGCGTTGCCTATGACTTTGTTCGTGCTTCTCTCAAAGCGGATTACAGAATGGTCAGAAAACTCTCCGATCCGGAGAAGGTGAGCGACGCAACGATTGCGGGGCTTTGCATCCTGTTTGAAGACGGGAATTACCACCTGCGCCAGAAGATGCCAATCCGTGGAATGTTCTCGAATACTTCGAATGCCGGATTTCTTGTCTATCTGGCCAATCCGCAAGGGGATGCCTCCGGCAACATGGGATTGACGATGCAAAAGAATTCTTCCGGAAAGTGGATGGTAACGGAAGTGGCGTTGGATAGTCTTCTGGATGATTATGCCAAGAGGTTTTCCGATGGGGACTCCGTGTACTTTCCATTGGTCAAGAATCCCAAGGGTGGTGATTCCATCGCTCTGTTTTTCGGGTTTAATGAGGACACATTGACGCCGCGCTCCGTGCGGCAGTTGGAAATTGTGGCGGAAGTGATTATGATGGAAGGGAACAAGAAATTGGAGATCAGCGGCCACACCGATGATGTCGGCAGTGATGCCTATAACAATTCTCTATCCGAGCGCCGTGCGCTGGCGGTGAAGAAGATTCTTGTGGAGCGCGGCGTGTCGCCGGACAAGATTTCTACTAAAGGCTTCGGGAAGTCTCATCCCCGGAGGACATATTCCCCTGGGACGGATATCCGGACAATCGACGAGGTGCGCAGTGAAAACAGGAGAGCTGAAATGTACCTCGACTTTTAA
- the mpl gene encoding UDP-N-acetylmuramate:L-alanyl-gamma-D-glutamyl-meso-diaminopimelate ligase: MNQHFHFLGICGTAMGAVAAAMARKGYKVTGTDEKVYPPMSTFLESEGITIFEGYKGDNVPDSADVIVIGNAMSRGNDEVEAVLESRRRYLSLPETMKEYFLRGKRNYVVTGTHGKTTTTSMLAWLMEYAGLNPGFMIGGISRNLKRGGRFTESEFCVLEGDEYDTAFFDKRSKFLHYLPELVIMNNIEFDHADIYESEKEIMTSFKRLLRVVPRNGLAIVNADDKNCMEVVRDHPPCPVKTLGFSEQSDMRIEDVDCRKEGSFFTLDGERYFVPMVGECNVYNAAMALTAARFAGLEPSVLREGMKQFLGVARRQEERGVVDGIAVIDDFAHHPTAIRKSIEALRQRYPQSRIWALFEPRSNTSRRNIFQKELAEAMACADVPVVAAVDHPEKVAKEERLDEEMLAADLAATGKISYVGAKADAIVNFVKEKAQTGDVVLVMSNGGFEGIHEKILQSLKERS; the protein is encoded by the coding sequence ATGAATCAGCATTTTCACTTTTTAGGGATATGTGGTACGGCCATGGGGGCGGTTGCGGCAGCGATGGCCAGGAAGGGGTATAAAGTAACGGGCACGGATGAAAAGGTCTATCCTCCTATGTCAACGTTTCTGGAATCGGAAGGAATTACGATTTTTGAAGGCTACAAGGGGGACAATGTCCCGGATTCTGCGGATGTGATCGTGATTGGCAATGCAATGAGCCGTGGCAATGATGAAGTGGAAGCCGTTCTGGAGAGCAGAAGACGCTATCTCTCCCTGCCGGAGACGATGAAGGAATATTTCCTGCGCGGTAAAAGGAACTATGTGGTAACAGGAACGCACGGCAAGACGACGACGACTTCAATGCTGGCCTGGCTGATGGAGTATGCCGGTCTGAATCCGGGATTCATGATCGGGGGGATTTCCCGCAACCTCAAGAGGGGAGGACGCTTTACCGAATCCGAATTTTGCGTTTTGGAAGGGGATGAATACGATACGGCATTTTTCGACAAGCGGTCGAAGTTTCTGCATTATTTGCCCGAGTTGGTGATCATGAACAACATTGAGTTCGATCATGCGGATATCTATGAGAGCGAGAAGGAGATCATGACGAGTTTTAAGCGTCTTCTTCGTGTTGTTCCCCGCAATGGGCTGGCTATTGTGAATGCCGATGACAAGAATTGCATGGAAGTTGTGAGGGATCATCCTCCGTGTCCTGTCAAGACGCTTGGTTTTTCCGAGCAGTCCGATATGAGGATTGAAGATGTCGATTGCAGGAAAGAAGGCTCGTTTTTCACTCTGGATGGAGAAAGGTATTTTGTGCCGATGGTTGGGGAATGCAATGTGTATAATGCAGCCATGGCTCTGACAGCTGCGCGGTTTGCCGGTCTTGAACCGAGTGTGCTCCGGGAAGGAATGAAACAGTTTTTAGGCGTGGCCCGGAGGCAGGAGGAACGTGGCGTAGTGGACGGAATTGCCGTCATTGACGACTTTGCCCATCATCCGACGGCCATACGGAAGTCCATTGAGGCATTGCGCCAGCGCTATCCTCAGTCCCGTATTTGGGCGTTGTTCGAACCGCGCTCCAATACGTCTCGCAGGAATATCTTCCAGAAGGAACTGGCCGAAGCTATGGCTTGTGCGGACGTGCCGGTCGTGGCGGCAGTAGACCATCCTGAAAAGGTGGCTAAGGAGGAAAGACTGGATGAAGAGATGCTCGCCGCCGATTTGGCTGCTACTGGAAAAATCTCCTATGTGGGAGCGAAGGCTGATGCCATTGTCAATTTTGTGAAGGAAAAAGCCCAAACGGGTGACGTCGTACTTGTCATGAGTAACGGCGGATTTGAGGGTATTCATGAAAAAATTCTTCAATCGTTGAAAGAGAGATCATAA